The following coding sequences lie in one Lolium perenne isolate Kyuss_39 chromosome 2, Kyuss_2.0, whole genome shotgun sequence genomic window:
- the LOC127335228 gene encoding chloroplast envelope quinone oxidoreductase homolog, with the protein MDTAGIKPSTMRAVQYSGYGGGAAALKYVEIPVPSLKKDEVLIKVEAASINPADCRIQKGLLRPFLPFKFPFIPVTDVAGEIAEVGTEVRELKVGDKVVSKLKFWKAGGLAEYVAASESVTVVRPACVSAADAAGLPMAGLTALQALKAIGTKFDGTGSASNILITAASGGIGSYAVQLAKLGNHSVTATCGARNLDLVESIGADEVLDYKTPEGAALKNSSGKKYDYIVNTTDGGKWSAFKPSLSSNGRVVDVSPNFGNFVASILTLFSKKKLSTVNLSLGMEDLSFLLELVKEGKLKMVLDSRHPFEKAADAWEKSLSGHATGKVIVEM; encoded by the exons ATGGACACCGCCGGGATCAAGCCGTCCACCATGCGGGCGGTGCAGTACAGCGGCTACGGTGGTGGTGCCGCAGCCCTCAAG TATGTGGAGATCCCTGTGCCGTCACTGAAGAAAGATGAAGTTCTTATAAAAGTTGAAGCAGCAAGCATCAATCCTGCGGATTGTAGGATCCAGAAAGGGCTGCTACGTCCTTTTCTCCCTTTTAAATTTCCATTTATTCCAG TTACCGACGTTGCCGGAGAGATTGCTGAGGTTGGTACCGAAGTACGCGAGCTCAAAGTTGGCGACAAAGTGGTGTCGAAACTGAAATTCTGG AAAGCCGGTGGCCTCGCAGAGTACGTTGCAGCATCCGAGAGCGTCACGGTTGTCCGCCCCGCTTGCGTATCTGCAGCCGACGCAGCGGGGCTGCCAATGGCCGGCCTCACCGCTCTCCAGGCCCTGAAGGCCATCGGCACCAAGTTCGACGGCACGGGCAGCGCCAGCAACATCCTGATCACGGCGGCGTCCGGTGGCATCGGCTCTTACGCCGTCCAGCTCGCCAAGCTTGGGAACCACAGCGTCACCGCCACCTGCGGCGCGCGCAACCTGGACCTCGTCGAGAGCATCGGCGCCGACGAGGTGCTCGACTACAAGACCCCGGAAGGAGCGGCACTGAAGAACAGCTCCGGGAAGAAGTATGACTACATCGTCAACACCACGGACGGCGGCAAGTGGTCGGCGTTCAAGCCGAGTCTCAGCAGCAACGGCAGAGTCGTCGACGTATCGCCCAACTTCGGGAACTTTGTCGCGTCGATTCTGACGTTGTTCTCGAAGAAGAAACTGTCCACGGTTAACCTGTCGCTGGGTATGGAGGACCTGAGTTTTCTGCTTGAGCTCGTGAAGGAAGGTAAGCTCAAGATGGTCCTCGACTCGCGGCATCCATTCGAGAAGGCAGCGGACGCGTGGGAGAAGAGTTTGAGTGGCCATGCCACGGGGAAGGTCATAGTTGAGATGTGA